From the Thermus tengchongensis genome, one window contains:
- a CDS encoding 2-phosphosulfolactate phosphatase, producing the protein MRLKVDVLPAEELVYPDVVLVVDVIRSTTTAVCLLEAGAEALYWVPSLEAARAFKDADVLLAGEVGGLKPPGFDLGNSPREALEAPVGGKTVVMSTTNGTKAAHAAAKTAKHVLLASLFNAHAAARLARELATEEVAILCAGKEGRVGLDDLYTAGVLAEYLGLLGEVEPEDGARIALSVKRAYQDPLEALSLSAAAQALKAVGLEADVPLCAQVAKSAAVPLLTGRVGEALIFKKAHPGQAG; encoded by the coding sequence ATGCGCTTGAAGGTGGATGTTCTTCCCGCGGAGGAGCTGGTCTACCCCGATGTGGTGTTGGTGGTGGACGTGATCCGCTCCACCACCACCGCCGTCTGCCTCCTGGAGGCGGGGGCGGAAGCCCTGTACTGGGTCCCCAGCCTCGAGGCCGCCCGGGCCTTCAAGGATGCCGACGTCCTCTTGGCGGGGGAAGTGGGGGGGTTAAAGCCCCCAGGGTTTGACCTGGGCAACTCCCCCCGGGAGGCCCTCGAGGCCCCGGTGGGCGGCAAGACCGTGGTGATGAGCACCACCAACGGCACCAAGGCTGCCCACGCGGCCGCCAAGACCGCCAAGCACGTCCTTTTGGCCTCCCTCTTTAACGCCCACGCCGCCGCCCGCCTGGCCCGGGAGCTGGCCACGGAGGAGGTGGCCATCCTCTGCGCCGGCAAGGAGGGGCGGGTGGGGCTGGACGACCTCTACACCGCCGGGGTGCTGGCGGAGTACCTGGGGCTTTTGGGGGAGGTGGAGCCCGAGGACGGGGCCCGGATCGCCCTCTCCGTGAAGCGGGCCTACCAGGACCCCTTGGAGGCCCTCTCCCTCTCCGCGGCGGCCCAGGCCCTGAAGGCGGTGGGCCTCGAGGCCGACGTGCCCCTCTGCGCCCAGGTGGCCAAAAGCGCCGCCGTGCCCCTCCTCACGGGCCGGGTGGGGGAGGCCCTCATCTTCAAGAAGGCCCACCCGGGGCAGGCGGGCTAG
- a CDS encoding dipeptidase, whose product MSALEPLLEFLSIPSVSTDPTHKEDVRKAALWLAERLKERGFYTELHETSLHPILYAERLLDPKAPTVLVYGHYDVQPPDPLELWESPPFSPTLRDGRVYARGASDDKGQLWAHVAALEGLSARVNVKFLVEGEEEIGSPNLLPFVRAHREKLRADVVLISDGAMFAPHTPTLTYGLRGLCYLEVRLKGARRDLHSGAFGGVAPNPIQALGWILARLKDEETGRVLIPGFYDRVRPVSEEERRLWPPLDEALLKGELGVEALPGEEGYTPLERLWARPTLDPNGIWGGYQGEGSKTVIPAEAGMKLSMRLVPDQDPEEVASQVEAYLREICPPGYAMEILRLHGGRPVLTDPFSPPMRLMAKALEEVWGRPPVYTREGGSIPVVAELQDALHAPVVLLGLGLPDDNLHAPNEKFDLVNLEKGIAALRRFYGLLAGAR is encoded by the coding sequence GTGAGTGCGCTAGAGCCCCTTTTGGAATTTTTGTCCATCCCCTCCGTATCCACCGACCCAACCCATAAGGAAGACGTTCGCAAGGCGGCCCTCTGGCTTGCGGAGAGGCTTAAGGAACGGGGTTTCTACACCGAGCTCCACGAGACCTCCCTCCACCCCATCCTCTACGCGGAGCGCCTCCTGGACCCCAAGGCCCCCACGGTCCTGGTCTACGGCCACTACGACGTCCAGCCCCCGGACCCCCTGGAGCTTTGGGAAAGCCCGCCCTTTAGCCCCACCCTGCGGGACGGGCGGGTCTACGCCCGGGGGGCCTCGGACGACAAGGGGCAGCTCTGGGCCCACGTGGCGGCCCTGGAGGGTCTTTCCGCCCGGGTGAACGTGAAGTTTTTGGTGGAGGGGGAGGAGGAGATCGGAAGCCCAAACCTCCTCCCCTTCGTGCGGGCCCACCGGGAGAAGCTCCGAGCCGACGTGGTCCTCATCTCCGACGGGGCCATGTTCGCCCCCCACACCCCCACCCTCACCTACGGCCTGAGGGGCCTCTGCTACCTGGAGGTGCGGCTTAAGGGAGCCAGGCGGGACCTCCACTCCGGGGCCTTCGGCGGGGTGGCCCCGAACCCCATCCAGGCCCTGGGCTGGATCCTGGCCCGGCTCAAGGACGAGGAAACCGGCAGGGTCCTCATCCCCGGCTTCTACGACCGGGTGCGCCCCGTTTCCGAGGAGGAGCGCCGCCTCTGGCCCCCCTTGGACGAGGCGCTCCTGAAGGGGGAGCTGGGGGTGGAGGCCCTGCCGGGGGAGGAGGGCTACACCCCGCTGGAAAGGCTTTGGGCCCGGCCCACCCTGGACCCCAACGGCATCTGGGGCGGCTACCAGGGGGAGGGTTCCAAGACGGTGATCCCCGCCGAGGCGGGGATGAAGCTCTCCATGCGCCTGGTGCCGGACCAGGACCCTGAGGAGGTGGCCAGCCAGGTGGAGGCCTACCTGCGGGAGATCTGCCCACCTGGCTACGCCATGGAGATCCTTCGCCTCCACGGGGGCAGGCCGGTCCTTACCGATCCCTTCAGCCCCCCCATGCGCCTCATGGCCAAGGCCCTGGAGGAAGTCTGGGGCAGGCCTCCCGTGTACACCCGGGAGGGAGGAAGCATCCCGGTGGTGGCGGAGCTCCAGGATGCCCTTCACGCGCCCGTGGTTCTCTTGGGCCTGGGGCTTCCCGATGACAACCTCCACGCTCCCAACGAGAAGTTTGACCTGGTGAACCTAGAGAAGGGCATCGCCGCCCTGAGGCGCTTCTACGGGCTTCTGGCGGGGGCTCGCTAG
- the hspR gene encoding heat shock protein transcriptional repressor HspR, fused homodimer type, which yields MDKDRPVYVISVAAELLEMHPQTLRLYERKGLIKPKRSGGKTRLYSERDIEKLREIRRLTQELGVNLAGVEEIMRLRAELEALQARFEAEVARLKQEIGARFEELERPALPPPGATAKPSPKDRPVYVISVAAELLEMHPQTLRLYERKGLIKPKRSGGKTRLYSERDIEKLREIRRLTQELGVNLAGVEEIMRLRAELEALQARFEAEVARLKLLLLEEGKTFPEGSSMGA from the coding sequence ATGGACAAGGACCGTCCCGTGTACGTGATCTCGGTGGCGGCGGAGCTTTTGGAGATGCACCCGCAGACCCTGAGGCTTTACGAGCGGAAGGGTTTGATCAAGCCGAAGCGGTCGGGTGGGAAGACCCGGCTTTACTCGGAGCGGGACATTGAGAAGCTGAGGGAGATCCGCCGCCTGACGCAGGAGCTTGGGGTGAACCTGGCGGGGGTGGAGGAGATCATGCGGCTTAGGGCGGAGCTCGAGGCCTTGCAGGCCCGGTTTGAGGCCGAGGTGGCCCGGCTGAAGCAGGAGATCGGGGCCCGCTTTGAGGAGCTGGAACGCCCGGCCCTTCCCCCTCCCGGGGCCACGGCCAAGCCCTCCCCCAAGGACCGTCCCGTGTACGTGATCTCGGTGGCGGCGGAGCTTTTGGAGATGCACCCGCAGACCCTGCGGCTTTACGAGCGGAAGGGTTTGATCAAGCCGAAGCGGTCGGGTGGGAAGACCCGGCTTTACTCGGAGCGGGACATTGAGAAGCTGAGGGAGATCCGCCGCCTGACGCAGGAGCTTGGGGTGAACCTGGCGGGGGTGGAGGAGATCATGCGGCTCAGGGCGGAGCTCGAGGCCCTGCAGGCCCGGTTTGAGGCCGAGGTGGCCCGGCTGAAGCTCCTTCTCTTGGAAGAGGGCAAGACCTTTCCCGAAGGGAGTAGCATGGGGGCGTGA
- a CDS encoding IclR family transcriptional regulator, whose protein sequence is MPRPRGKGPGEVKTLERGLGVLEVLSELGEAGLSPLAERTGLSRSTLYRLLQTLARRGFVEEEGGVYRVGPRAFTVGQAYLRKNLLEAVRPEMEALAQATGESVNLAVLAGREALYLDQAEGARLVRLFTAPGSRAPLHATGVGKVLLAFRGIPEGLSLTPYTPYTLTRLEDLKRELETVRRKGYALDNEERELGVRCVAAPVFGPGGEVVAALSLSAPASRLSLEEAHCLAPRVVEAARKASLRLGFVPAL, encoded by the coding sequence ATGCCTAGACCCAGAGGAAAAGGTCCTGGGGAGGTCAAGACCCTGGAGCGGGGGCTTGGGGTGCTGGAAGTCTTGAGCGAGCTGGGGGAGGCGGGTTTGTCCCCCTTGGCCGAGCGCACGGGGCTTTCCAGGAGCACCCTTTACCGCCTGCTTCAGACCCTGGCCCGCCGGGGTTTCGTGGAGGAGGAGGGGGGGGTCTACCGGGTGGGGCCCCGGGCCTTCACCGTGGGACAGGCCTACCTCCGCAAGAACCTCTTGGAGGCCGTGCGCCCCGAGATGGAGGCCCTGGCCCAGGCCACGGGGGAGAGCGTGAACCTGGCGGTGCTGGCGGGAAGGGAGGCCCTTTATCTGGACCAGGCGGAGGGGGCTAGGCTGGTCCGGCTCTTCACCGCCCCCGGAAGCCGGGCTCCCCTGCACGCCACGGGAGTGGGGAAGGTGCTTCTTGCCTTCCGGGGCATTCCCGAGGGGCTTTCCCTCACCCCGTACACTCCTTACACCCTCACTCGCCTCGAGGACCTGAAGCGGGAGTTGGAAACCGTGCGCCGAAAGGGCTACGCCCTGGACAACGAGGAGAGGGAGCTGGGGGTCCGCTGTGTGGCCGCTCCGGTCTTCGGCCCCGGGGGGGAGGTGGTGGCCGCCCTGTCCCTCTCTGCTCCCGCCAGCCGCCTTTCCCTGGAGGAGGCTCACTGCCTGGCTCCCCGGGTGGTGGAGGCGGCCAGGAAAGCTTCCTTGCGCCTAGGATTTGTGCCCGCTTTATAA
- the aceB gene encoding malate synthase A, with amino-acid sequence MKGVEITKDHPLLGEVLTEEALKFVVALQREFGPVRKALLERRKALWARYQAGEKPDFLEETAFVRGGSWQVAETPPDLQDRRVEITGPVDRKMIINALNSGAKVFMADFEDALSPTWDNVIQGQKNLYDAVRRQIDFVSPEGKEYKLKDKVATLLVRPRGWHLVEKHVLVDGEPISASLFDFGLYFFHNAHELVRRGSGPYFYLPKLESHLEARLWNNVFNFAQDYVGLPRGTIRATVLIETILAAFEMEEILYELKEHAAGLNAGRWDYIFSCIKKFATTAPIFPDRAQVTMTVPFMKAYTELLVKSCHLHGAHAIGGMAAFIPSRKDPEVNERAFQQVRADKEREASQGFDGTWVAHPDLVPVAMEVFDRHLGDRPHQKHVKREDVQVRAEDLLNFEVPGGKVTEAGLRNNISVALQYLNQWLLGNGAAAIFNLMEDAATAEISRAQLWQWVHRGATLEDGRTITPELYQKIKEEELAKLGGREVGRYREAEEILDKLVLSEEFIEFLTLVAYDYID; translated from the coding sequence ATGAAGGGCGTGGAGATCACCAAGGACCATCCCCTCCTGGGGGAAGTGCTCACGGAAGAGGCCCTGAAGTTTGTGGTGGCCCTGCAGAGGGAGTTCGGTCCCGTGCGCAAGGCCCTTTTGGAGCGGCGGAAGGCGCTTTGGGCAAGGTACCAAGCAGGAGAGAAGCCGGATTTTCTGGAGGAGACCGCCTTTGTGCGGGGCGGGAGCTGGCAGGTGGCCGAGACCCCTCCCGACCTCCAGGACCGCCGGGTGGAGATCACCGGGCCCGTGGACCGCAAGATGATCATCAACGCCCTGAACTCCGGGGCCAAGGTCTTCATGGCCGACTTTGAAGACGCCCTCTCGCCCACCTGGGACAACGTCATCCAAGGGCAGAAGAACCTGTATGACGCTGTCCGGCGCCAGATCGACTTTGTGAGCCCCGAGGGGAAGGAGTACAAGCTCAAGGATAAGGTGGCCACCCTCCTTGTCCGGCCTCGAGGCTGGCACCTGGTGGAAAAGCACGTCTTGGTGGACGGGGAACCCATCTCGGCTAGCCTCTTTGACTTCGGGCTTTACTTCTTCCACAACGCCCACGAGCTCGTAAGGCGGGGAAGCGGTCCCTATTTCTACCTACCCAAGCTGGAAAGCCACCTGGAGGCCCGGCTGTGGAACAACGTGTTCAACTTCGCCCAGGACTACGTGGGCCTCCCCCGGGGGACCATCCGGGCCACGGTGCTCATCGAAACCATCCTGGCGGCCTTCGAGATGGAAGAGATCCTCTACGAGCTTAAAGAGCACGCCGCCGGGCTCAACGCCGGCCGCTGGGACTACATCTTCAGCTGCATCAAGAAGTTCGCCACCACCGCCCCCATCTTCCCCGACCGGGCCCAGGTCACCATGACCGTGCCCTTCATGAAGGCCTACACCGAGCTTCTGGTGAAGTCCTGCCACCTCCACGGGGCCCACGCCATCGGCGGCATGGCCGCCTTCATCCCCAGCCGCAAGGACCCCGAGGTGAACGAAAGGGCCTTCCAGCAGGTGCGGGCGGACAAGGAGCGGGAAGCCTCCCAGGGATTTGACGGCACCTGGGTGGCCCACCCCGACCTGGTGCCCGTGGCCATGGAGGTCTTCGACCGCCACCTGGGGGATAGGCCCCACCAGAAGCACGTGAAGCGGGAGGACGTGCAGGTGAGGGCGGAGGACCTGCTGAACTTTGAGGTCCCAGGGGGCAAGGTAACAGAGGCAGGCCTTCGCAACAACATCTCCGTGGCCCTCCAGTACCTGAACCAGTGGCTTCTCGGCAACGGGGCCGCGGCCATCTTCAACCTCATGGAGGACGCCGCCACCGCGGAGATCAGCCGGGCCCAGCTCTGGCAGTGGGTGCACCGGGGGGCCACGTTGGAGGATGGGCGCACCATCACCCCAGAGCTTTACCAAAAGATCAAGGAAGAGGAGCTCGCCAAGCTGGGAGGACGGGAGGTTGGCCGCTATAGGGAGGCCGAGGAGATCCTGGACAAGCTGGTCCTCTCGGAGGAGTTCATTGAGTTCCTGACCCTGGTGGCCTACGACTACATCGACTAG
- a CDS encoding FAD-linked oxidase C-terminal domain-containing protein encodes MGFLEELKALFPPGRVLTREAELAPYESDALTAYRKRPLAVVLPERKAEVVEAVRLCHRHGVPFVARGSGTSLSGGSLPVEGGLVIALNRMNRILRLDPKARIAVVEPGVVNLEVSRAAAPYGLYYAPDPSSQPISTIGGNVAFNSGGAHCLKYGMTAGHVLALEVVTPEGEVVRLGGESLEGVGPDLAGFFVGTEGLLGVALEITLRLLPKPEAYHTLLAAYGSLEAAGNAVSQVIQSGLLPGAMEIMDRLAIEAAEAAVKAGYPQAEALLIVELEGPKEEVEEEAKLLAQVIQESGATEVRIAQSEAERQAIWKGRKAAFSAVGRLSPDYIVQDGVVPRSRLGEALKEIGRLSQEYGLRVANVFHAGDGNLHPLVLYDGKKPGELERAEELAGEILKLCVRLGGSLTGEHGIGVEKKGYMPEMFATEDLLAMERVKEALDPKGLANRGKVLPGYGQGPHPGEVYA; translated from the coding sequence ATGGGGTTTTTGGAGGAGCTCAAAGCCCTCTTCCCCCCGGGGAGGGTCCTCACCCGGGAGGCGGAGCTCGCCCCCTACGAGTCCGACGCCCTCACCGCCTACCGCAAGCGCCCCTTGGCCGTGGTCCTGCCCGAGCGGAAGGCGGAAGTGGTGGAGGCGGTCAGGCTCTGCCACCGCCATGGCGTCCCCTTCGTGGCCCGGGGAAGCGGCACCAGCCTTTCGGGGGGCTCCTTGCCCGTGGAGGGGGGCCTGGTCATCGCCCTCAACCGCATGAACCGCATCCTGCGCCTGGACCCCAAGGCCCGGATCGCCGTGGTGGAGCCCGGGGTGGTGAACCTGGAGGTGTCCAGGGCGGCGGCCCCCTACGGCCTCTACTACGCCCCTGATCCCAGCAGCCAGCCCATTTCCACCATTGGCGGCAACGTGGCCTTCAACTCCGGCGGGGCCCACTGCCTGAAGTACGGCATGACAGCGGGCCACGTGCTGGCCCTCGAGGTGGTCACCCCAGAAGGGGAGGTGGTGCGCCTGGGCGGGGAAAGCCTGGAGGGGGTTGGCCCGGACCTCGCGGGCTTCTTCGTGGGCACCGAGGGGCTTTTGGGGGTAGCCCTGGAGATCACCCTCAGGCTCCTCCCCAAACCCGAGGCCTACCACACCCTCCTGGCGGCTTACGGGAGCCTCGAGGCCGCCGGGAACGCCGTGAGCCAGGTGATCCAAAGCGGCCTCCTCCCCGGGGCCATGGAGATCATGGACCGCTTAGCCATCGAGGCCGCGGAGGCGGCGGTGAAGGCGGGCTACCCCCAGGCCGAAGCCCTCCTCATCGTGGAGCTGGAAGGCCCCAAGGAGGAGGTGGAGGAGGAAGCCAAACTCCTGGCCCAGGTGATCCAAGAAAGCGGGGCCACCGAGGTGCGCATCGCCCAAAGCGAGGCGGAGCGCCAGGCCATTTGGAAGGGGCGCAAGGCCGCCTTCAGCGCCGTGGGAAGGCTTTCCCCCGACTACATCGTCCAGGATGGGGTAGTGCCCCGAAGCCGCTTGGGGGAAGCCCTGAAGGAGATCGGAAGGCTTTCCCAGGAATACGGCCTTAGGGTGGCCAACGTCTTCCACGCGGGGGACGGGAACCTCCACCCCCTGGTCCTCTACGACGGCAAAAAACCCGGGGAGCTGGAGCGGGCGGAGGAGCTGGCGGGGGAGATCCTCAAGCTTTGCGTGCGCCTGGGAGGCTCCCTCACGGGGGAGCATGGGATTGGGGTGGAGAAGAAAGGCTACATGCCGGAGATGTTCGCAACAGAAGACCTCCTGGCCATGGAGCGGGTAAAAGAGGCCCTGGACCCCAAAGGCCTCGCCAACCGGGGCAAGGTGCTACCCGGCTATGGGCAAGGCCCGCATCCAGGAGAGGTGTATGCCTGA
- a CDS encoding FAD-binding protein, with protein sequence MPEVRASSLEEVQEAVRTYPRLRPKGGGSKPALSTPKDGEALLDLSGLRGILEYAPEEFVFTAYAGTPLKEIEETLRAHGQYLPFHPPLVEQGATLGGTVAAGLSGPMRERFGGLRDFILGVRFVDGEGRVVRGGGKVVKNAAGFPFHRLMVGSLGAFGVMVELSFKVFPYPRATRSLRVGFAKTEEALEALEGLRTLPLDLLALDLVPPATLEIRLGGFPESLEKRIQRLQDLLQREGEVLLEDEAHWEGVRNLAFLKESPIWVKVPSRPDLIPMLEGLPLGPRRYLAGGELLYAGLDPEGLQALRERAIPHLVLRGKADQPLHPPPPEAFFAPIKRALDPRGRFPLG encoded by the coding sequence ATGCCTGAGGTCCGCGCAAGCTCTCTGGAAGAAGTGCAGGAAGCCGTGCGCACCTATCCCCGTCTGCGCCCCAAGGGGGGCGGGAGCAAGCCAGCCCTCTCCACCCCCAAGGATGGGGAGGCCCTCCTGGATCTTTCGGGCCTCAGGGGCATCCTGGAGTATGCCCCTGAGGAGTTCGTCTTCACCGCCTATGCCGGCACACCCCTTAAGGAGATAGAGGAAACCCTACGGGCCCACGGCCAGTACCTGCCCTTCCACCCACCCCTGGTGGAGCAGGGGGCCACCCTTGGGGGCACGGTGGCCGCGGGGCTTTCCGGCCCCATGCGGGAACGGTTTGGGGGCCTGAGGGACTTCATCCTGGGGGTGCGCTTCGTGGATGGGGAAGGAAGGGTGGTGCGGGGCGGGGGCAAGGTGGTGAAAAACGCCGCTGGCTTCCCTTTCCACCGCCTCATGGTGGGTTCCCTGGGAGCCTTCGGGGTCATGGTGGAGCTTTCCTTTAAGGTCTTTCCCTATCCCCGGGCCACCCGAAGCCTAAGGGTGGGCTTTGCCAAGACAGAAGAAGCCCTGGAGGCCCTCGAGGGCCTCCGGACCCTGCCCTTGGATCTCCTCGCCTTAGACCTGGTGCCTCCAGCCACTTTGGAAATACGGCTGGGGGGATTCCCCGAGAGCCTGGAAAAACGGATCCAGCGGCTCCAAGACCTTCTGCAAAGGGAAGGGGAGGTGCTCCTGGAGGACGAGGCCCATTGGGAAGGGGTAAGGAACCTGGCCTTCCTGAAGGAAAGCCCCATCTGGGTAAAGGTACCTTCCCGTCCGGACCTCATCCCCATGCTGGAAGGCCTTCCCTTAGGACCCAGGCGCTACCTGGCTGGAGGAGAACTTCTCTATGCAGGCCTAGACCCCGAAGGACTCCAGGCCCTTAGGGAAAGGGCCATCCCCCACCTGGTGTTGAGAGGCAAGGCGGATCAACCCCTTCACCCTCCGCCACCGGAGGCCTTCTTCGCCCCCATCAAAAGGGCCCTGGACCCAAGGGGCCGTTTTCCCTTAGGGTGA
- a CDS encoding (Fe-S)-binding protein, producing the protein MQHRIPVETLGKEGEVMAHAIEACVHCGFCLPTCPTYLVLQEEMDSPRGRIFLMKEVLEGSLPLEEALPYLDRCLACQACVTACPSGVPYGELIATFRLHTEKERHRYPLERVYRLGLLRTLPYPERFRPLAELGVRLKPFLKPLPLPKPLKAPLALLPNRLPEKETYQEVYPAKGERRARVGILLGCAQQVLRPSINRATIRVLQENGVEVVAAKEQVCCGALNLHAGDKEGAKRLAQKNLQVFRDVDFVVTNAAGCGSGMKEYPLLFLGEPEEEEAKALAAKVKDLTVLLDELGFLPPPPPKRPLRVAYHDACHLAHAQGVREPPRRLLKAAGVEVLEPREWEICCGSAGTYNLFQPEIAEALGRRKAENLKATGPHLVVTGNIGCLTQIRAYLDQGIPVLHTAELLELLYDGKDPVD; encoded by the coding sequence ATGCAGCACCGCATACCCGTGGAAACCCTGGGCAAGGAAGGGGAGGTGATGGCCCACGCCATCGAGGCCTGCGTCCACTGCGGCTTCTGCCTCCCCACCTGCCCCACCTACCTGGTCCTGCAGGAGGAGATGGACTCCCCCCGGGGGCGCATCTTCCTCATGAAGGAGGTGCTGGAGGGAAGCCTCCCCCTGGAGGAGGCCCTCCCCTACCTGGACCGCTGCCTGGCCTGCCAGGCCTGCGTCACCGCCTGCCCCAGCGGCGTCCCCTACGGCGAGCTCATCGCCACCTTCCGCCTCCACACCGAGAAAGAGCGCCATCGCTACCCCCTGGAGCGGGTCTACCGCTTGGGGCTTCTACGCACCCTGCCTTACCCAGAGCGCTTCCGGCCCCTAGCGGAGCTTGGGGTGCGCCTCAAGCCCTTCCTGAAGCCCCTGCCCCTGCCCAAACCCCTAAAGGCCCCCCTGGCCCTCCTCCCCAACCGCTTGCCCGAAAAGGAAACCTACCAAGAGGTCTACCCCGCCAAGGGGGAAAGGCGGGCTAGGGTAGGGATCCTCCTGGGGTGCGCCCAGCAGGTCCTCAGGCCCTCCATCAACCGGGCCACCATCCGGGTGCTCCAGGAAAACGGGGTGGAGGTGGTGGCGGCCAAGGAACAGGTCTGCTGCGGGGCCCTGAACCTGCACGCTGGGGATAAGGAGGGGGCAAAGCGCCTCGCCCAAAAGAACCTGCAGGTCTTCCGGGACGTGGACTTCGTGGTCACCAACGCCGCCGGATGCGGCTCGGGGATGAAGGAATATCCCCTCCTCTTCCTGGGTGAGCCCGAGGAGGAGGAGGCCAAGGCCCTGGCCGCCAAGGTCAAGGACCTCACCGTCCTCCTGGACGAGCTGGGCTTCCTGCCGCCCCCGCCCCCCAAACGCCCCTTGCGGGTGGCCTACCACGACGCCTGCCACCTGGCCCACGCCCAGGGGGTGCGGGAACCCCCAAGGCGCCTCCTGAAGGCGGCGGGGGTGGAGGTGCTGGAGCCTAGGGAGTGGGAGATCTGCTGCGGCAGCGCCGGCACCTACAACCTCTTCCAGCCGGAGATCGCCGAGGCCCTGGGCCGGAGGAAAGCGGAGAACCTGAAGGCCACCGGGCCCCACCTGGTGGTCACGGGCAACATCGGCTGCCTCACCCAGATCCGGGCCTATTTGGACCAGGGCATCCCCGTGCTGCACACCGCGGAGCTCCTGGAGTTGCTCTATGACGGAAAGGACCCCGTGGATTGA
- a CDS encoding type II toxin-antitoxin system VapB family antitoxin: MPLTIRNREVERLASEVARLTGETKTEAVRKALELRLAELTRKRRSDRVLRFLEEEVWPQIPPELLGRGVSKEEMDELWGG, encoded by the coding sequence ATGCCTCTCACCATCCGCAACCGGGAAGTGGAGCGTTTGGCCAGCGAGGTGGCCCGCCTGACCGGCGAAACCAAGACCGAGGCGGTGCGCAAGGCCCTGGAGCTCCGCCTGGCCGAGCTGACCCGTAAGCGGCGCTCCGATCGGGTACTTCGCTTTCTGGAGGAGGAGGTGTGGCCCCAAATCCCTCCTGAGCTCTTGGGAAGGGGGGTCAGCAAGGAGGAGATGGACGAGCTCTGGGGGGGGTAG
- a CDS encoding type II toxin-antitoxin system VapC family toxin, producing the protein MVVDSSVLLAILFQEEGYEAFLQAIREAPKTTVGAPTLVETAVAFGRRVGFERAHLVERLVEELGLEVLPFAKEHYREAVRAYARYGKGRHPAGLNLGDCLSYAVARVEGEPLLYKGEDFRKTDLGKG; encoded by the coding sequence ATGGTGGTGGATTCCTCCGTCCTCCTGGCCATCCTCTTCCAAGAAGAGGGGTACGAGGCCTTTCTCCAAGCCATCCGGGAGGCTCCCAAAACCACCGTGGGTGCGCCCACGTTGGTGGAAACCGCGGTGGCCTTTGGCCGCCGGGTGGGCTTTGAGCGGGCCCATCTGGTGGAGAGGTTGGTGGAGGAGCTAGGCCTCGAGGTCCTGCCCTTTGCCAAGGAGCACTACCGGGAAGCGGTGAGAGCCTACGCCCGCTACGGCAAGGGCCGCCACCCCGCCGGGCTCAACCTGGGGGACTGCTTGAGCTACGCCGTGGCTCGGGTCGAGGGGGAACCCCTGCTCTACAAAGGGGAGGACTTCCGCAAAACCGACCTGGGGAAGGGATGA